The genome window CGCCCCATCTGCGTCATCCGCGTCATCTGCGGCTAAAAACCTTGTCCAAAAAACTAAAAGTTACGACCTTGTTACACATATTTGTGTTCTGTTATGTGCCTTTTGTGGCTATTCCCGTCGAAACCAACTCCCTGGCCTTGCGAAGAATGCTTTTTTCCTGCGGGTAGCTGGCGTTCGCTATGGCCTTTTCGATTGGAAACCACTCCACGCGGTCCACCTCGGCATCGTGCAGCGACGGGTCGCCGCCGGTGAATTGGAGAAGATAGAACGTCACGATCTTGAAGACGCGGATCGGGGGTTTTTCCCATTTCGCCATGTAGGAGTACTTGATCGTGTCGAGCTTCGTGATGATCGTTCCCGAGAGTCCTGTCTCTTCACGGGCTTCCCGTTGCGCGGCCGCTTCAGCAGCTTCGCCGGGTTCGATCAGTCCCTTCGGCAGCGCCCACGCCTTGCGGTCGTGCGGCTGAATCAGAGCAACTTCGGTCGTGCCGGCAGTGATTCTGTACACGACGCATCCGGCGGATATCTCTCGTCTGGCCATTCGCTGAAGATATTAACGGAACGGGAACGGAACACAAAAGGCACAAAAAGCCCAAAGTCAGGCAGCCAGGAGCGTTGGCGTCCGGAGCAATTCGGGCACAATCGCCCAGAGAATACTCCAGATGCCCCCGGTATCCTTCTGAAGACACACAACGCCGCCGTTTCTTAAGGCGATTGGCCGGAGATCGGGGGCGCCCGTCAGGAGCAGTGATATGAGACGTTCGAGGTGAGGAAGATGGCCGACGATCAAAACGTCGTCCGTATAGACTTTCAGGAAGTTGGCCATCAGGGAAGGATCGTCGTTTGGTTCCAGGCCCTGGACGTGGATGGGGCCGGAAGTGCATCGTATGCCTTCGGCGAAAAGATGCGCGGTTTCTTCGGCCCGAGCCTTTCCGCTGTGTTGTATCAATGAAACCGTGATCCGGAGGGCCGACAGAAATTCCACGACCTGCATGACTTCGTTGCGGCCTTCGTCGCTCAAACCACGATTGGGATCGTCTTCGGCTGATTTTGCTTTTCCGTGTTGAACCAGATACACGCGCATAGACCCTCCTCTGATATTATGGACGGTTTTGGAGATCGTTTAAATCGCAGGGCGTAATAAATGATGGCCATTGACCTGGAAAAAATCATAAAGACCGATCAGGAACACTTCGTTCATCCCCAATTTCATCCTAACGATCATAAGCAGCCGTTTGTCTGGGTCTCCGGAGAGGGCGCTAAATTGCGCAGCGCCGACGGGAAGGAATACATCGACGGTCTGGCATGTCTTTGGAATGTCACGCTCGGGCACGGCCGGAAAGAGCTTGCTCAGACCGCCCTCAAGCAAATGGAGCAGCTGGCTTTTACGACTTCCTATATCGGGCATACCAACATTCCCGCCGTGCAATTGTCGGAACGGCTGGCGGAGCTCTGTTATCCATCCATCAATCATTTCTTCTTTTCATCCGGTGGCGGCGAGGCCAACGACAGTGCCATCAAAACAGCGCGCTTCTTCTGGAACAGCCAGGGCAAGCCGGACAAATCCAAAATCATCAGCCGGGAACACGGCTACCACGGCGTTACGATCGGGTCGATGAATGCGACGGGTATCCCCAGCTTCTGGCCGATGTTCAGCTCGCAGATCCCCGGCTTCATCCACATCCCCTCGCCGTACCCATACCGGTACGTTTCCAGCAATCCGAACGTCAGCCAGGGGCGCGCCGCTGCCGATGAACTGGAGAAGGCGATCCTGCGCGAAGGCGCGGACACGGTCGCCGCTTTTCTGGCTGAACCGGTGCAGGGTGCCGGCGGGCTGATGGTCCCGCAGGACGACTATTTCCCGCGTATCCGGGAAATCTGCGACAAATACGATGTCCTTTTTATGGCCGACGAGGTCATCACCGGTTTTGGCCGTTTGGGCCGCTGGTTCGGGCTGGAACACTGGAAGGTCGAGCCGGACATCATTACCTTTGCCAAGGGAATTACCTCGGGCTACTTGCCGTTGGGCGGTATCGGAATTTCCGACCGCGTCTTCAAGGTAATGGCGGATGCTCCGCCGACGCGCCGGTGGATGCACGCCTTTACGTATTCTGCCCATCCGACCTGTTGCGCCGTCGCCCTTGCCACTCTCCAGATTCTGGAGCGTGAGGGCCTGCTCGAAGAGGCGGGCCGGAAAGGGAAGAAACTACTGGCCGGCCTGAAGCAGCTGTCTTCGCATGAAAATGTCGGTGACGTCCGCGGCATGGGTCTGATGTGCGGCGTTGAACTGGTCGAGGACAAGGCCACGAAGAAGCCCTTTGCCGCCGATCGCAAGGTCGGTGCGCGCCTGTATCAGGAGTGCTGCAAACGGGGACTGGTCAGCCGCATCAAAGACGACATCTACATGCTGGCGCCCGCGTTTGTCATTTCCGATGCGGATCTCGACCGCTGCGTCAACATCATCGGGGAGTCCATTCCCGTCGTTGTAAAAGCGTAGAAGAGGTTAAAATAGGCCCAGATTTGTCCATAAGGAGCTAGCGTGAGATTACATCGTGGATTCATTGCCCTCGCAATGATGACGTTTGCCGGGATCGCGGCCGCCCAATCGAATACCAGCCGGGTAGCCATAGTGAACGGGCAGACGATTACTGAGGCAGACCTCGAGA of Terriglobia bacterium contains these proteins:
- a CDS encoding aspartate aminotransferase family protein, giving the protein MMAIDLEKIIKTDQEHFVHPQFHPNDHKQPFVWVSGEGAKLRSADGKEYIDGLACLWNVTLGHGRKELAQTALKQMEQLAFTTSYIGHTNIPAVQLSERLAELCYPSINHFFFSSGGGEANDSAIKTARFFWNSQGKPDKSKIISREHGYHGVTIGSMNATGIPSFWPMFSSQIPGFIHIPSPYPYRYVSSNPNVSQGRAAADELEKAILREGADTVAAFLAEPVQGAGGLMVPQDDYFPRIREICDKYDVLFMADEVITGFGRLGRWFGLEHWKVEPDIITFAKGITSGYLPLGGIGISDRVFKVMADAPPTRRWMHAFTYSAHPTCCAVALATLQILEREGLLEEAGRKGKKLLAGLKQLSSHENVGDVRGMGLMCGVELVEDKATKKPFAADRKVGARLYQECCKRGLVSRIKDDIYMLAPAFVISDADLDRCVNIIGESIPVVVKA
- the sixA gene encoding phosphohistidine phosphatase SixA, encoding MRVYLVQHGKAKSAEDDPNRGLSDEGRNEVMQVVEFLSALRITVSLIQHSGKARAEETAHLFAEGIRCTSGPIHVQGLEPNDDPSLMANFLKVYTDDVLIVGHLPHLERLISLLLTGAPDLRPIALRNGGVVCLQKDTGGIWSILWAIVPELLRTPTLLAA
- a CDS encoding NUDIX domain-containing protein, whose product is MARREISAGCVVYRITAGTTEVALIQPHDRKAWALPKGLIEPGEAAEAAAQREAREETGLSGTIITKLDTIKYSYMAKWEKPPIRVFKIVTFYLLQFTGGDPSLHDAEVDRVEWFPIEKAIANASYPQEKSILRKARELVSTGIATKGT